One region of Paenibacillus polymyxa M1 genomic DNA includes:
- the ispD gene encoding 2-C-methyl-D-erythritol 4-phosphate cytidylyltransferase, with the protein MNNQVGVVIVAAGRGSRMGTQESKQFLLLRDKPIFIHTLEIFAAMPEVDEMVMVTGAGDVERCRDWVHQYKISKNVRVVAGGSERQHSVYRGLRHLQTDWVMVHDGVRPLIQPELVRSCLEAAQRTGASVAAVPVKDTIKQVNGDGIITATPDRRSLWSIQTPQTFRLSDLLRAYEEAEQSGFLGTDDSMLVERLGIPVTVVQGSYKNIKITTPEDLEMAELWVKTEGEDIK; encoded by the coding sequence ATGAACAATCAGGTAGGAGTCGTGATTGTGGCGGCCGGGCGCGGCTCCCGTATGGGAACGCAGGAGAGCAAGCAATTTCTGCTTTTGCGAGACAAGCCCATCTTCATACATACACTTGAAATATTCGCAGCAATGCCTGAAGTGGATGAAATGGTGATGGTTACTGGAGCTGGAGATGTGGAACGTTGCAGAGACTGGGTTCATCAATACAAGATCAGCAAAAATGTACGAGTGGTGGCTGGTGGCAGTGAACGCCAGCATTCGGTTTATCGTGGTTTGCGCCACTTGCAAACAGATTGGGTGATGGTGCATGATGGTGTGCGTCCACTGATTCAACCTGAGCTTGTACGTTCATGCCTGGAGGCTGCCCAGCGTACTGGTGCTTCTGTAGCGGCAGTACCTGTAAAGGATACAATCAAGCAAGTGAACGGGGATGGTATCATTACAGCAACGCCGGATCGCCGAAGTCTGTGGAGTATTCAAACGCCACAGACTTTTCGTCTTTCCGATCTGCTGCGGGCCTATGAGGAAGCGGAGCAGTCAGGATTTTTGGGGACAGATGATTCTATGCTGGTGGAGCGGCTAGGCATTCCAGTTACTGTCGTCCAAGGCAGCTATAAAAACATCAAAATTACTACGCCTGAGGATTTGGAGATGGCGGAGTTATGGGTAAAGACAGAGGGAGAGGATATCAAATGA
- the ispF gene encoding 2-C-methyl-D-erythritol 2,4-cyclodiphosphate synthase: protein MIRIGQGFDVHQLVEGRPCIIGGVHIPYEKGLLGHSDADVLLHAISDAILGALGLGDIGKHFPDNDPEFKDADSLKLLEHVWGLAKERGYRLGNIDSTIIAQKPKMASYIPQMNEIIARVLEAEESSQVNVKATTTEQLGFTGRGEGIAAQSVVCLIK, encoded by the coding sequence ATGATCAGAATAGGGCAAGGATTTGACGTCCACCAGCTGGTGGAAGGAAGGCCATGCATCATCGGAGGCGTACATATTCCGTATGAAAAAGGTTTGCTGGGCCATTCCGATGCAGACGTGCTGCTGCATGCCATTAGCGATGCCATCCTGGGCGCGCTTGGCTTGGGAGACATCGGAAAGCATTTTCCGGATAACGACCCTGAATTTAAGGACGCTGATAGCCTGAAGCTACTGGAGCATGTGTGGGGGCTGGCTAAAGAGCGGGGATATCGCTTGGGGAATATTGATTCTACGATTATTGCGCAGAAGCCCAAGATGGCATCGTACATCCCGCAGATGAATGAAATCATCGCCCGGGTGCTGGAAGCAGAGGAGTCGTCCCAGGTAAATGTTAAGGCGACAACGACGGAGCAACTCGGGTTTACCGGGCGAGGCGAGGGAATTGCGGCTCAATCGGTTGTCTGTCTAATCAAGTAA
- the pssA gene encoding CDP-diacylglycerol--serine O-phosphatidyltransferase has protein sequence MITKSIPNMCTLGNLFLGMIAILLAVDGKYSLAAIMVIVAMLLDGLDGRMARALNAQSEFGKELDSLSDMISFGVAPAVIMYMVAFHDANSALAWTVTAIFPMCGALRLARFNVRPGVPGYFTGLPIPAAGGVLATLSLFHNEISLLYMSIAMLLVSYLMVSSMRYPNFKKVGLPKKAIWIAPWVVIAAVFLAVKFPDQLSKLIFVPLVLYALYGMKLNIRKLSRRRGRERDRSNQEEQDDQYRHSQR, from the coding sequence ATGATTACCAAATCAATTCCGAACATGTGTACCTTGGGTAACTTGTTTCTCGGAATGATCGCCATTTTATTGGCCGTAGACGGAAAATACAGCCTTGCCGCTATTATGGTTATTGTCGCCATGTTGTTGGACGGACTAGATGGAAGGATGGCCCGGGCTCTGAATGCCCAGAGCGAATTCGGTAAAGAACTGGACTCCTTATCAGATATGATATCTTTTGGTGTTGCTCCCGCAGTTATTATGTACATGGTTGCTTTTCATGATGCGAATTCGGCTCTCGCTTGGACGGTTACAGCCATTTTTCCGATGTGCGGAGCATTGCGTTTGGCTCGCTTTAACGTACGTCCTGGTGTACCAGGTTATTTCACAGGTTTGCCCATTCCGGCAGCAGGTGGCGTATTAGCCACTTTGTCCTTATTCCATAACGAGATTTCTTTGTTATACATGTCGATTGCCATGTTGCTGGTCTCTTATTTGATGGTTAGCTCCATGAGATATCCGAATTTCAAAAAGGTCGGTCTTCCGAAAAAAGCGATCTGGATTGCTCCATGGGTCGTAATTGCAGCGGTGTTTCTGGCCGTTAAATTTCCTGATCAGCTGTCGAAGCTGATTTTTGTACCATTGGTGCTATATGCATTGTACGGTATGAAGCTGAACATTCGGAAGCTATCACGCAGACGTGGACGGGAACGAGATCGTTCTAATCAAGAAGAACAGGACGACCAATATCGTCATTCGCAACGTTAG
- the cysE gene encoding serine O-acetyltransferase, with product MFRHFKSDIQTVLDNDPAARSKLEVIFTYSGVHALWAHRIAHWFYLRKWCTLARVISQVSRFMTGIEIHPGARIGDRLFIDHGMGVVIGETCEIGDDVVLYQGVTLGGTGKEKGKRHPTIGNNVVIGSGAKILGSFTIGAQSNIGSNSVVLKEVPPNSTVVGIPGRVVRQDGRRPDRLSHQLPDPVVDSIRSLQMEIERLRAELSDLKEEQSAQKHQVTQENKLQG from the coding sequence ATGTTCAGGCATTTCAAATCCGATATTCAAACTGTTTTGGATAATGATCCGGCCGCCCGGAGTAAGCTGGAAGTCATTTTTACGTATTCTGGCGTTCATGCCCTTTGGGCACACCGAATCGCACATTGGTTTTATTTGCGAAAATGGTGTACTCTAGCCCGCGTTATATCCCAGGTATCGAGGTTTATGACAGGAATTGAAATTCATCCTGGCGCTCGTATCGGAGATCGGCTGTTCATTGACCACGGCATGGGTGTTGTCATTGGCGAAACCTGTGAAATTGGCGACGATGTCGTGTTGTATCAGGGGGTTACTCTTGGAGGGACTGGAAAAGAGAAAGGGAAGCGTCACCCCACCATTGGGAATAATGTCGTTATAGGCTCCGGTGCAAAAATATTGGGTTCATTTACGATTGGGGCGCAATCCAACATTGGCTCCAACTCGGTTGTGCTAAAAGAAGTTCCGCCAAACAGTACGGTAGTGGGCATCCCAGGGCGAGTGGTCAGACAGGATGGCAGACGTCCAGATCGACTTAGTCACCAATTGCCTGATCCGGTCGTCGATTCTATACGGTCTCTTCAAATGGAAATAGAACGATTGCGAGCAGAATTGTCTGATTTGAAGGAGGAGCAATCTGCTCAGAAACATCAGGTGACCCAAGAGAATAAATTACAAGGATAA
- a CDS encoding Mini-ribonuclease 3 produces MSDKPLNSGAVEGAGNWFPYPASKPARLMPPIALAYIGDAVYEVAVRQYLLAHPNLRPNHLHRRATKLVSAKAQCRILGLLETVLTDEERDIVRQGRNAKSGSLPKNADVLEYRHATALEGLIGYLYCDGHLDRLTELITYGIAQMENTEKS; encoded by the coding sequence ATGAGTGATAAGCCACTGAATTCAGGAGCTGTGGAAGGCGCAGGAAACTGGTTTCCGTATCCTGCGTCCAAGCCGGCTCGCTTGATGCCCCCTATTGCGTTAGCTTACATTGGTGATGCAGTGTATGAGGTGGCTGTCCGGCAATATCTGTTGGCACACCCCAACCTGCGTCCCAATCATTTACATCGACGAGCTACAAAGCTAGTCTCTGCCAAGGCACAGTGTCGTATATTGGGGTTGCTAGAAACAGTGCTGACGGATGAAGAGCGTGACATTGTCCGACAAGGGAGAAATGCCAAGTCAGGGAGCCTGCCTAAAAATGCTGATGTGCTTGAGTATCGACACGCCACAGCACTAGAAGGATTGATTGGTTATCTGTATTGTGATGGACATTTGGACAGATTGACAGAGTTGATTACGTACGGAATTGCACAAATGGAAAATACCGAAAAATCATAA
- the rlmB gene encoding 23S rRNA (guanosine(2251)-2'-O)-methyltransferase RlmB has protein sequence MEEEWIAGKHSVTEALRSGRTINKIWIADNAQKHLTLPITAEAKKAGIIVLQVDKRKLDQMVPGIQHQGVVAQAAPFAYAEVEDLLASARAKGEEPFLILLDEIEDPHNLGSILRTADCTGAHGIIVPKRRSAAVTVTVSKTSAGAVEYVPVARVSNLGQTIDRLKEEGVWVVGTDVTATDPVFGNGVFTGPVAIVIGNENKGMGRLIREKCDVLVKLPMAGQINSLNASVAAGVVMYEVLRGRQARS, from the coding sequence ATGGAAGAAGAATGGATTGCCGGTAAGCATTCGGTAACAGAGGCGCTGCGTTCAGGCAGGACGATAAATAAAATTTGGATTGCGGATAATGCACAAAAGCATTTGACATTGCCGATTACAGCTGAGGCGAAAAAAGCAGGAATCATTGTTTTGCAGGTAGACAAGCGTAAGCTCGATCAAATGGTTCCAGGCATTCAGCATCAGGGAGTGGTTGCGCAAGCAGCACCTTTTGCCTACGCTGAAGTGGAAGACTTGCTTGCTAGTGCTCGTGCTAAAGGCGAAGAGCCGTTTTTGATTTTGCTGGATGAAATTGAAGATCCTCATAACTTGGGCTCCATCCTTCGTACGGCGGATTGCACTGGAGCACACGGTATTATAGTGCCAAAAAGGCGTTCAGCAGCTGTAACTGTAACGGTGTCTAAAACATCGGCGGGTGCTGTGGAGTACGTTCCAGTGGCACGGGTGAGCAATCTGGGGCAAACCATTGACCGTCTTAAAGAAGAAGGTGTATGGGTAGTTGGCACGGATGTTACAGCAACCGATCCCGTCTTTGGGAATGGAGTATTCACCGGTCCTGTAGCGATTGTCATTGGTAACGAAAATAAAGGAATGGGCCGTTTGATCCGTGAGAAATGTGATGTACTTGTCAAGCTGCCGATGGCGGGACAAATCAATTCTCTCAATGCTTCTGTAGCTGCAGGTGTCGTCATGTACGAAGTCTTGCGCGGACGACAGGCACGGAGCTAA
- the gltX gene encoding glutamate--tRNA ligase yields MSTEVRVRYAPSPTGHLHIGNARTALFNYLFARNQGGKFIIRIEDTDVKRNIEGGEESQLKYLKWLGMDWDESIDVGGEFGPYRQTERLDIYKTYWQDLLDRGLAYRCYCTEEELEREREEQMERGETPRYSGKHRDLTEEQCQAFEAEGRVPSIRFRVPEDREYTFDDIVKGQITFNSKESGDFVIVKKDGIPTYNFAVAVDDYLMKISHVLRGEDHVSNTPRQLMIFEALGWEPPRFGHMTLIVGEDHKKLSKRNESIIQFMEQYDKLGYLPEAIFNFIALLGWSPEGEEEIYDREQLISIFDPNRLSKSPAVFDTNKLAYLNNHYIKKADPERIASMAIPHLQAAGLLPNELSTEQQDWAKALVRLYQEQMTSASDIVALSELFFRSHLELDADAAAVLAEEQVPDVLRAFAGKVETSEEFTAPQMAKLIKEVQKETGFKGKQLFMPIRVALTGQTHGRDLNETIYLLGRDKVLDRLKAQIKG; encoded by the coding sequence ATGAGCACGGAAGTTCGTGTACGCTATGCACCAAGTCCTACAGGACATCTGCATATTGGAAATGCTAGAACGGCATTATTTAATTATTTGTTTGCCCGCAATCAAGGTGGGAAGTTTATTATTCGCATCGAAGACACAGATGTGAAACGCAATATTGAAGGTGGAGAAGAAAGCCAGCTTAAATATTTGAAATGGTTAGGCATGGACTGGGATGAAAGTATAGACGTGGGCGGCGAGTTTGGACCTTATCGCCAGACCGAACGCTTGGACATCTACAAAACATACTGGCAGGATTTGCTGGATCGTGGTCTGGCATACCGCTGTTATTGCACGGAAGAGGAGCTTGAACGCGAGCGTGAAGAACAGATGGAACGTGGGGAGACACCACGTTACTCAGGAAAACACCGTGATTTAACAGAAGAACAGTGCCAAGCTTTTGAAGCCGAGGGCCGTGTACCAAGTATTCGTTTTCGCGTACCAGAAGATCGTGAATATACGTTTGATGATATTGTTAAAGGTCAAATTACGTTCAATTCCAAGGAAAGCGGCGATTTTGTTATCGTCAAAAAAGACGGTATTCCGACATATAACTTCGCCGTAGCGGTTGACGACTATTTGATGAAAATATCGCATGTACTACGGGGCGAAGATCATGTATCCAATACACCGCGGCAGTTGATGATTTTTGAAGCTCTCGGCTGGGAGCCTCCACGCTTTGGTCATATGACGCTGATCGTAGGCGAGGATCACAAAAAGCTCAGCAAACGAAATGAATCCATTATTCAGTTCATGGAGCAGTACGATAAGCTGGGCTATCTGCCGGAAGCTATATTCAACTTTATTGCACTGTTGGGCTGGTCTCCGGAAGGCGAGGAAGAGATCTATGATCGGGAACAACTGATTTCGATTTTCGATCCTAATCGTTTGTCCAAAAGCCCAGCTGTATTTGATACAAACAAGCTTGCTTATTTGAATAATCATTATATTAAAAAAGCTGATCCTGAGCGGATTGCCAGCATGGCTATTCCACATTTGCAGGCAGCAGGGCTGTTGCCGAATGAATTATCGACGGAACAACAGGATTGGGCTAAAGCTCTTGTCCGCTTATACCAAGAACAAATGACTTCAGCGTCTGATATTGTAGCGTTGTCTGAGTTGTTTTTCCGTTCACATCTGGAGTTGGATGCTGATGCGGCGGCTGTTCTGGCCGAAGAGCAGGTTCCTGATGTACTTAGAGCTTTTGCAGGCAAGGTTGAAACGAGCGAGGAATTTACAGCTCCACAAATGGCCAAGCTGATCAAGGAAGTCCAAAAGGAAACTGGTTTTAAGGGGAAACAGCTGTTCATGCCGATTCGTGTGGCCCTTACAGGTCAAACTCATGGACGGGATCTGAATGAGACCATCTATTTACTTGGACGTGACAAGGTGTTGGACCGTCTTAAGGCACAAATTAAAGGCTGA
- a CDS encoding PIN/TRAM domain-containing protein — protein MWRKAILTFTGLCGAWFGYTLYQRIGGIVSWMPQWLSDGSLPGIAVWMLAGAVLFMAGCSFAGASVANRLQQSIEGLVRIPMNEMMAGVMGLAVGLILSLAVYPLFSGLGAPGLLIQTAVTLVCGYVGLMVGLEKRDELSSFWSSGFFGRGADVEERKLEEHKILDTSVIIDGRIADICKTGFIEGTIVIPEFVLEELQHIADSSDLLKRNRGRRGLDILNKIQKELDVNVLIYEGDFEEISEVDSKLVKLAKVLQGKVVTNDFNLNKVCELQGVSVLNINDLANAVKPVVLPGEEIMVQIIKDGKEHGQGVAYLDDGTMIVVEGGRDYIGSLMEVLVTSVLQTSAGRMIFAKPKLLEKAQ, from the coding sequence ATGTGGAGAAAGGCTATTTTAACTTTTACAGGATTGTGCGGCGCGTGGTTTGGCTATACGTTATACCAGCGGATAGGAGGCATCGTATCGTGGATGCCACAATGGTTGAGTGATGGTTCTTTACCAGGAATAGCTGTATGGATGTTAGCGGGAGCAGTGCTATTTATGGCTGGCTGCTCATTCGCAGGGGCGTCCGTGGCGAATCGATTGCAGCAGAGTATTGAAGGCTTGGTACGAATTCCGATGAATGAGATGATGGCAGGTGTGATGGGGTTAGCAGTGGGGCTGATCCTTTCCTTGGCAGTTTACCCACTCTTTTCAGGATTGGGGGCACCTGGTCTACTTATCCAAACTGCAGTTACCTTGGTATGCGGGTATGTGGGATTGATGGTAGGGCTAGAAAAACGGGACGAGCTGTCATCCTTTTGGAGCTCAGGTTTTTTTGGTCGGGGAGCGGATGTAGAAGAACGCAAGCTGGAGGAACATAAAATTTTGGACACCAGCGTCATTATAGATGGGCGTATTGCGGATATCTGCAAAACAGGGTTTATTGAAGGAACCATTGTGATTCCTGAATTTGTGTTGGAGGAGCTTCAGCATATCGCAGATTCTTCAGATTTACTTAAGCGTAATCGTGGACGGCGGGGTCTGGATATTTTGAATAAAATCCAAAAAGAACTAGATGTGAATGTGCTCATTTATGAGGGGGATTTTGAGGAAATTTCAGAGGTCGACAGTAAGCTGGTTAAGCTTGCAAAGGTGTTGCAGGGTAAAGTTGTAACTAATGATTTTAACCTGAATAAAGTATGCGAACTTCAAGGTGTGTCTGTGCTGAACATTAATGATTTGGCGAATGCAGTGAAGCCTGTCGTACTGCCCGGTGAGGAGATTATGGTGCAGATTATCAAAGACGGCAAGGAGCATGGGCAGGGGGTAGCTTATCTGGATGATGGTACGATGATTGTTGTGGAGGGTGGACGTGACTATATTGGCTCTCTCATGGAAGTGCTGGTCACAAGTGTACTTCAGACCTCTGCGGGTCGCATGATCTTTGCTAAACCGAAATTATTGGAAAAAGCTCAATAA
- the cysS gene encoding cysteine--tRNA ligase, with amino-acid sequence MSLQIYNTMTRSREPFVPLEPGKVKMYVCGPTVYDYIHIGNARPVIVFDVVRSYLEYLGYDVNYVVNFTDVDDKLIRKARELNMEVPAVAEKFIAAYHEDLAGLNVPAASINPRVTESMDLIIDFIKDLVDKGYAYENDGDVFYRTKKFKDYGQLSGQNLEELQFGIRINVDERKENAEDFVLWKAAKPGEIYWSSPWGDGRPGWHIECSAMARHYLGDTLDIHGGGQDLQFPHHECECAQSEVITGKPLSRYWMHNGYIRIDNEKMSKSLGNGILVKDLRARHKPEALRYFMLSTHYRNPLNYNQETMSQAENSVERIANAVANVKHRLAIALKGNEEVSAELQMKLDGILQQFGEKMDDDFNTPDAITAVFEWVSEANLLLQRDVVNQAELQAVLHTFHSMNTVLRIYSEPSEELLDGEVEQLIAERVEARKTKNWGRADEIRDLLATKGIVLEDTAQGMRWRRK; translated from the coding sequence ATGTCGCTTCAAATTTATAATACAATGACGAGGAGCCGGGAGCCTTTTGTGCCACTGGAGCCTGGAAAGGTTAAAATGTATGTATGTGGTCCTACAGTGTATGATTACATTCATATTGGTAATGCACGGCCTGTAATTGTGTTTGATGTGGTACGCAGCTACTTGGAGTATTTGGGCTATGATGTAAACTATGTGGTGAATTTTACGGATGTCGATGATAAGTTGATCCGCAAAGCTCGGGAACTTAATATGGAGGTTCCGGCAGTTGCTGAGAAGTTTATTGCTGCCTATCATGAGGATCTGGCAGGATTGAATGTTCCTGCTGCCAGCATAAATCCTCGTGTAACTGAGAGCATGGATCTGATTATTGATTTTATCAAGGATCTGGTAGACAAAGGCTATGCCTATGAGAATGATGGTGATGTCTTCTACCGAACCAAAAAGTTTAAAGACTACGGACAGCTGTCAGGTCAAAATTTGGAGGAGCTCCAGTTTGGGATTCGCATCAATGTGGATGAACGCAAGGAGAATGCCGAGGATTTTGTACTCTGGAAAGCAGCGAAACCGGGAGAAATTTACTGGTCAAGTCCTTGGGGAGATGGACGCCCAGGCTGGCATATCGAATGCTCTGCTATGGCTCGTCACTATTTGGGGGATACGCTGGATATTCATGGAGGCGGACAGGATCTGCAATTTCCGCATCATGAATGTGAATGTGCACAATCTGAAGTGATTACGGGTAAACCATTATCTCGCTACTGGATGCATAACGGATATATTCGCATAGATAATGAAAAAATGTCGAAATCACTCGGTAACGGTATTTTGGTTAAAGATCTGCGTGCTCGTCACAAGCCCGAGGCTTTACGTTATTTTATGCTGTCGACACATTACCGCAATCCTTTGAACTACAACCAAGAGACGATGAGTCAGGCGGAGAATAGTGTCGAACGGATTGCCAATGCAGTCGCCAATGTAAAGCATCGTTTAGCCATTGCATTGAAAGGTAATGAAGAAGTATCGGCTGAGTTGCAAATGAAGCTTGACGGGATATTGCAGCAATTTGGTGAAAAAATGGATGATGATTTCAATACGCCTGATGCGATTACTGCGGTGTTCGAATGGGTCAGCGAAGCCAATCTTTTGTTGCAGCGTGATGTTGTCAATCAGGCGGAATTGCAAGCGGTGCTGCATACCTTCCATTCGATGAATACGGTGCTTCGCATTTATTCAGAACCGAGTGAAGAACTGCTGGATGGCGAAGTTGAGCAGTTAATTGCAGAACGTGTCGAAGCTCGTAAAACTAAAAACTGGGGTAGAGCTGACGAAATTCGCGATTTGTTAGCTACTAAAGGCATTGTGCTTGAAGATACGGCACAGGGGATGCGGTGGCGGCGGAAATGA
- a CDS encoding NYN domain-containing protein: MADTRDVLLVDGYNMIGAWPELSALVQSGMQEARDRLLERLADHQAYSGRRVIVVFDAYRVPGLGKTFAQSKVQIYFTREKETADECIERLVRELSSKRRSIYVATSDQVEQHVAFGQGALRVSARELLIEIEESEREVQKRIQQDNAKLSRNSLDAKLSPELRKLFERWRRE, encoded by the coding sequence ATGGCTGACACGCGGGATGTTCTGCTTGTGGACGGTTACAACATGATTGGAGCCTGGCCCGAACTTTCCGCACTGGTACAATCTGGTATGCAGGAAGCGAGGGACAGACTTCTTGAACGACTGGCGGATCATCAGGCGTATTCGGGCAGAAGAGTCATCGTCGTGTTTGATGCTTACAGGGTGCCAGGATTAGGTAAAACCTTTGCCCAAAGCAAAGTCCAGATTTATTTTACGAGAGAAAAAGAGACAGCCGACGAATGCATCGAACGATTGGTTCGGGAGCTGAGCAGCAAGAGAAGAAGCATTTACGTAGCGACAAGTGATCAGGTAGAGCAGCATGTTGCTTTTGGCCAAGGAGCACTCAGAGTATCGGCACGAGAATTACTGATCGAGATTGAGGAATCTGAAAGGGAAGTCCAGAAGCGAATTCAGCAGGATAACGCCAAATTGTCCCGCAACTCGTTGGATGCCAAGCTGAGTCCGGAGCTTCGAAAGCTGTTCGAACGATGGAGAAGAGAATGA
- the disA gene encoding DNA integrity scanning diadenylate cyclase DisA — MKEASQLDKMNDLLRLVAPGTPFRDGLENVLRAKTGALLVVGYSPEVMEVVDGGFSINCDFSPNYLYELAKMDGAIILSEDLKRILYANTQLIPDSSISSIETGIRHRTAERVAKQTGKLVVSISQRRNIITLYQGTLRYALKEIGVILTKANQAIQTLEKYRSVLGQASTNLTASEFEELVTMPEVVNVIQRIEMVLRIKMEIKRFINELGNEGRLISMQMEELVSNIEEEAWLLYKDYAKDDSDEKIREIILGLKRSTDDELLDVNHIVRLLGYPSSAATSEEYIAARGYRVLNKIPRLPNVIIHNLVERFGRFPHVMTATIEELDEVDGIGEVRARTIKEGLKRLQEQVFIDRQM, encoded by the coding sequence ATGAAGGAAGCGAGCCAACTGGATAAAATGAACGATTTGCTGCGGCTTGTGGCACCGGGAACTCCCTTTCGCGACGGATTGGAAAACGTTTTGCGTGCCAAAACGGGTGCTCTTCTGGTCGTTGGCTATAGCCCGGAAGTAATGGAAGTCGTGGATGGCGGTTTCTCTATTAATTGTGATTTTTCACCGAACTATTTGTATGAGCTGGCTAAAATGGACGGCGCAATCATATTGAGCGAGGATTTAAAACGAATTTTATATGCCAATACGCAATTGATTCCCGATTCCTCCATTTCGTCCATAGAAACAGGGATTCGGCACCGGACGGCAGAACGAGTTGCGAAGCAGACTGGCAAACTGGTTGTGTCTATTTCCCAGCGTCGTAATATTATTACGTTATATCAGGGGACTTTACGGTATGCGCTCAAGGAAATTGGGGTTATTTTAACGAAAGCTAATCAGGCCATTCAGACGCTGGAAAAATATAGATCCGTATTGGGGCAAGCCTCAACCAATTTAACTGCATCTGAATTCGAAGAGCTGGTTACCATGCCAGAGGTTGTTAATGTCATTCAACGAATCGAAATGGTGCTGCGCATCAAAATGGAGATCAAACGATTTATTAACGAACTCGGGAATGAGGGCAGGCTGATTAGCATGCAGATGGAGGAGCTTGTCAGCAATATTGAGGAAGAAGCTTGGTTGCTGTATAAGGATTATGCCAAAGACGACAGCGACGAGAAGATTCGTGAAATTATATTGGGACTCAAACGTTCTACGGACGACGAATTACTGGATGTAAATCATATTGTACGTTTATTAGGCTACCCTTCTTCAGCAGCGACATCAGAAGAATATATTGCTGCACGCGGATATCGGGTATTGAACAAAATACCTCGTTTGCCAAATGTAATTATTCATAATCTGGTGGAGCGATTTGGGCGTTTTCCACATGTCATGACAGCAACGATTGAAGAACTAGATGAAGTAGATGGCATAGGAGAGGTTCGTGCACGTACGATTAAAGAAGGGCTTAAACGTTTGCAGGAACAAGTTTTCATTGACAGACAAATGTAA